In Cydia pomonella isolate Wapato2018A chromosome 1, ilCydPomo1, whole genome shotgun sequence, one genomic interval encodes:
- the LOC133524514 gene encoding estradiol 17-beta-dehydrogenase 8 has protein sequence MVSGIVAGRLAIVTGAGSGIGRATCQVLSREGATVIAADRNYAAAEQTIKSHAALASGFNDAGDHSAIELDVSDSKSVKHAVQKTLEQYKAPASIIVNCAGITRDNWLLKLSEEDYSQVLDVNLKGTFLVMQAFAQAMAEKGKPGSIVNISSIVAKYGNIGQTNYASSKAGVIAMTQSAAKELGKFNIRVNAVLPGFTETPIVETIPEKVMHQMIKMIPLGRMGQPSEIAEVITFLSSDKSSFVTGAAVDVTGGF, from the exons ATGGTGTCAGGAATCGTTGCTGGCAGATTAGCTATAGTGACag GTGCCGGATCAGGTATCGGACGCGCCACATGCCAGGTTCTGTCCCGAGAGGGAGCTACAGTCATAGCAGCTGATAGGAACTATGCGGCGGCCGAGCAGACCATCAAAAGCCATGCTGCCCTCGCTAGTGGGTTTAATG ATGCAGGCGACCACTCGGCGATCGAGCTCGATGTATCAGACTCCAAGTCGGTAAAACACGCCGTCCAGAAAACATTGGAGCAATACAAAGCCCCAGCCAGTATAATAGTCAACTGTGCCGGTATCACGCGAGATAATTGGTTGCTGAAACTGTCTGAGGAGGACTATAGCCAGGTGCTGGATGTCAACCTTAAG GGTACATTTCTGGTGATGCAAGCGTTCGCGCAGGCGATGGCTGAAAAGGGCAAGCCGGGGTCCATCGTAAATATATCCAGCATAGTCGCAAAGTATGGCAACATTG GTCAAACTAACTACGCGAGTAGTAAGGCGGGTGTGATAGCTATGACTCAGTCGGCAGCTAAAGAATTGGGAAAATTCAATATTAG AGTGAACGCAGTCCTTCCCGGTTTCACAGAGACCCCGATCGTGGAAACTATCCCCGAGAAAGTAATGCATCAAATGATAAAGATGATACCCTTGGGCAGAATGGGCCAGCCTTCCG AAATAGCGGAGGTGATAACATTCCTGAGTTCTGACAAAAGCTCCTTCGTTACCGGGGCAGCCGTCGACGTCACGGGCGGGTTCTAG